One genomic segment of Caldimonas brevitalea includes these proteins:
- a CDS encoding PEP-CTERM domain protein, producing MTPHEWFYDVSSRAELTFLTPANDTPQLTEDELLSLLQRRLGTAIGGRLYVQNSRIGGGPPTREIYSGELEVLNAQVIPEPDTLVLSLVGMAGLVARRALQRQRASG from the coding sequence GTGACCCCCCACGAGTGGTTCTACGACGTCTCGTCGCGCGCCGAACTGACGTTCCTGACCCCGGCCAACGACACACCGCAGCTGACGGAAGACGAGTTGTTGAGCTTGTTGCAGCGACGGCTCGGCACCGCGATCGGCGGTCGCCTCTATGTCCAGAACTCGCGCATCGGCGGCGGGCCGCCGACCAGGGAGATCTATTCCGGCGAGTTGGAAGTGTTGAACGCGCAGGTGATTCCCGAACCCGACACCCTGGTCTTGTCCCTCGTGGGCATGGCCGGGCTGGTGGCGCGGCGTGCGCTGCAGCGGCAACGGGCCAGCGGCTGA